Part of the Desulfomonilaceae bacterium genome is shown below.
ATGAGGCTTGAGGCCTGTAATGTCCCGACCCTGAAACCAGATCGCGCCTCCATCCGGAGTAACGGCACCGGTTATAAGATTGAACATGGTGGTCTTACCGGCTCCGTTGGGCCCGATCATACCCAGGATCTCTCCGGGGTTCACCGAAAAACTCACGCTGTTGATGACTTTGACTCCTCCAAAGCGCTTGGAAATAGTTTTCACCTCAAGAAGGCTCATGTGGATCGTTTCCCTCCGGTGACTTTCTTCCACCAATTCACGGACAAACCCACAAGTCCTTGAGGCGCGAAGCGTGCGAAAACCAGGGCTACGCAGGCAAATACCAGCACGTGATACTTGTCGCTGAATTCCCGCACAAACTCGCTGAGGACCTCCAGGAGAAAGGCGCCCACGACAGGACCCGCCATCGTGCCCAACCCTCCGATTACCGCCATCGCGAGCACGTGGAACATCATGTCCAGAGAGGGTATATGGGGAGTAATAAGCATGAGGTAATGCCCGTACAGCGACCCGGCCAGTCCCGCCATAGCGCCACTGATGACGAAGGCGTTGAGCCGAACCCTCGTTACATTGACTCCCAGAGATTGAGCCGCTGTTTCGTCGTTGAGCACCGCCCGAAACCGAAGCCCCATGTCTGAATTGATTATCCAGCTCACCAGCCAGACAACTCCCACCGCCGCAACGAGCATGATATAGAAGGCCGTTGTCTTGGAATAGGGCCCGACGATAAACGGCACCACCAATCCCATCGTGCCGCGAGTGACATCGTATTCGTTCTGGATTATTATGCGAACGATCTCGGAAAAAGCCAGCGTGGTAAGCGAGAGATAGATTCCCCCCATCCTGATGCACAATGCGCCCAGACACAGTGACAGGAGAGCGGCGGCCGCTACGCCCAACAAAAGCCCGAACAGCGGATGCAGCCCCAGCTTGGCCGAAAGTATCCCGCTAGTGTAACAACCGATTCCGGCGAACGCCGCATGCGCAAAAGAGACTTGCCCGGTAAAACCGGCAAGCAGGTTCCAGGAACTCGCCATCATGACGTAGAAGAGCCCCACAATAGCGCTGTTCAGCCAGTATGGTCCCAGCACGAAAGGCAGGCACGAGAACCCGGCAAGAATGACCAGCCACCCGGCTGATTCGCCTCCGAGGGGTTTACTGAAATCTTTTGCCGCAGCCTGCATAATGGTTTCCCTACTAAAGTCGCTTCTGACCGAACAGACCCGTGGGTCGGAAGAAGAGGACCAGAATCAGAATTAGAAAACCGAAAAGGCTCTTATAGCCGCTGGATATGTAAGCGACTCCGAGGTTCTCTACTATGCCCAGGAGCAAGCCTCCGACAATGCAACCGGTCAGCGAACCCAGTCCGCCGAGTATCATCACCACGAATGCGGTCAGAGAGATGCCTACTCCCACAGTGGGGGTGACGGGAAATACGGGGGTGAGTATGACACCCGCGCACGCTGCCAGCACGCATCCCAAACCGAACGAGAGCATATTCACTCGCTCGGGGTTGACTCCTAACAGGGAAGCCATTTCGCGGTCCATGGCCACACTTCGAATCACTCGCCCAAACCATGTCTTGCGCATTACCACCATAAAAACCGCTATCACCGCAGCGGCGGCGGCGAAAGACGCCAGCCGTTGATTGCTGTAGGAGAACAAGCCCAAAATGTCGCTGGCCCCGTTCACCCAATTGGGTGGCTTATTGGGATAAGGACCGAAAACCACCAAATATGCGTTCTGAAGAATTATGTACAGAATAAACGTGATGATCAGAGAGTACATTTCCTGGCCGTAGGTAGGCCGTATGAGGATACGCTCTATCACCAGCCCGAAAAAAAATACAAGGACCACAGCCACAACCATCGAACTCAGAGGATCGAATCCCAACGCCTGCGAACAAAGGGCGCTGAAGTATCCGGCCAACACATAGAGTTCGCCGTGAGCGAAGTTGATAACGCCCATAATTCCGACGATCAACGTTACGCCCAGTGCTACTAGCGCATAGGTGCTCCCCATGAACACCCCGTTGGTAAGATACAGCAGCAGGTCTTCCAAGGATCCGCCGTCCTTTCGAGCTGGTAATGGGCCGGATCAACCGCTCGGTTCAGAAGCGGTAGATCCGGGAAAAGGGGTCGCTACTTCTTCAGGTCACCCGTCTTCGCATCCATGGGATAGACCACAACCTGCTTCTTGTCTTGCCATTGAACGATAAGCATCGGCGGCTGCCACTGATGATATGCGTAGCTGCCTTTTTCCTTGCCGAACTTCACCTGACCGGAGCAAACTACGATGTCCGAGTTTTCCAGAGCCTTCGTGAGTTTTTCGCTGTCGGTGGACCCCGCGCGCTTGATGCCGTCCGCTGCGATCAAGATTACATCGTAGATGGAACGGGACTTGTAGTCCGTAGGAGGTTTGCCGAACTTCTTCTGGTACGCTGCGTCGAACTCTTTGGCTACCGGAGTCAGCATGACTTTTTCGTGCATTCGGGAAACGAACAGCTCAAGGTTGCCATACTGCCCTACGGTTTTCCAGAACTCGGGCCACAGCGACGGTGGTCCAGCGCCTTCCAGGAGCAACGCCTGCGAAGGAACAATGCCGACTTCGCCAGCCTGAGCGATGAGATAGTGCACGCCAAACCCGTATACAAACGCAAGAATGAGATCGGGCTTGAACTTCTTGACCTTGTTGAGTTCGGTGTAATGGTCCTGACTCTTGGTATCAGTATCTATAGTGGTGAACTCGACGCCGGCGGCCTTAAGTCCGGTTTCGGCCAGGTCTTTGATGCCTTTGCCCCAGTCGGTATTCTCGGCGAAAATGGCGACTCGCTTGAATCCGTAATGCTTGACAAACCCCATGATGGCGTCGTTGACTACGCCGCTGTTACAGGGGCCGGCGCGAAAAACGTACGGGTAGTTTTTCTTGGTGATGTCGTCGTGCCAAGCTTCGGCGATGATGAATGGCGTCTTGTTGCGGTTGGCCACTTCAATCTCCGCCAGGGCCGCAGAGCTGTGGGATTCGCCGAGAACCATCACAACATTGTCTTTCGTAATGAGTTTCTCGATTCCACTGGCTGCTTTGGCCGGGTCGCCGGCTGTATCTTCGAAGACCACTTCAACTTTCTTTCCCAGGACCCCGCCAGATCCGTTGATCTTATCCAGGGCGAGAGCGATTCCTTCGTCGAAAGCTGCGCCCGTCGCTGCCGCTGTGCCTGTTCGCGGACCGACCACTCCAATCTTGATGGTTTCCTCAGCCATGGCGCTTCCGGCAAGCCCCAAGGCAGCCGTCGCCAACGCCACCAATATCGCCATTAGCTTCAAATAGTTGCTCATGCCTCTCCTCCTTTCGTGACTTCGTCCAAGGTTCCAGGGAGCGGTCGCTCCCCCCAATAGCGCTCATTCTCGTTATCGCCCTAAAACACCGGTGACGGCACGATCGAGAGCCGAAACGATCGTGTCCATCTCTTTCTCATTTATCGTAAATGGCGGTGCGATGACCAAACCATCCCCATCGGCGCCAGCCAAAGCCACGGATTTGTAAACGACGATTCCATCGGAAAACAACCGATCCCAAAGCCTCTCCGTGACTTTGCGAGATCTGGGGAAGGGCTCCAGGGTCTCTTTGTTAGTTACGAACTCGATTCCCCACATCATGCCGATACCTCGGACGTCGGCCACGAAGGGTGAATCGTTCAGCAAGGACGAAAGCTTACTGCCAAGCGTTTGTCCGGATGACGCCGCCTTTTCAATCAACTCGTCCCGCTCGATTATTCCCATTACAGCCAATCCCGCCGCTGCGCAGACCGGATGATGAGAAAATGTGCCGCCGTGCGCGAAACCTCCCCCTTCAATCACCTGGGCGTAGAGATCCTCCCGGACGCCGGTAGCGGATAGAGGCAGAGCGCCTCCACTGATTCCTTTGCCCAACGTCACGATATCGGGGATCACATCGTAGTGTTCCGAGGCAAACCACTTCCCTGTCCTGCCCATCCCGGTCATGACTTCGTCAAGGATGAGCAGCACGCCGTACCTATCGCATATCTTCCGGACGAGAGGCCAATACCCTTGTGGAGGGGGATAAACAGCCAGGGAAGCGCCGCTTACGGGTTCTCCGATGAAGGCGGAGACCGTGTTGGGCCCCTGGTTCAAGATGGCCTCTTCCAGGGCGACCGCACATTGTAGCGCACATGTCGACCTGGTCAGCCCAAATGGGCATCTGAGACAATACGGAGGGGGTATGTGAATTGCGTCTTCAATCATTGGGGAAAAAGGGGAGCGAAAGCTGGTCCGTCCGGTAGCCGCCAGAGCGCCCAGAGTGAGTCCGTGGTAAGAGCGCCAACGGGAGATGAGTTTGTGGCGACCCGGACGCCCCGTATTCACATGAACCTGGCGAGCAAACTTGATCGCTGTTTCAACCGCTTCTGAACCGGTGGTCATGAAATAGAAGCGAGAGATCCCGTGGGGAGCGTGCGCAGCGAGTCGCTCAGCCAACGCTTCTACGGCCCGAGTTGTGAACATGGTGGGATGAAAATAGTATCCCTCGCAGAGTTGCTCAAATACGGCGTCAGCGATTTCGCGTCTTCCGTGCCCCACATTTACGACCACCGCCCCACCGCTCGCGTCCAGGAAGCTGCGACCGTTCTCGTCCAGGATGACAGCGCCATCGCCTTTGACGGCCGTGGGTAATTCCCCGTCAATCTTCCTGTGAAACACGTTACCCGGTCTAATCATGCCCTGTCTCCGGTCCTCGGTTTGAGGCCGAGTATGCTTCGAGCTTCGTCCGGCGTGGCCACGTCGCGACCCAATATCCGGCTGATCTCGACAATACGTTCCACCAGCATCCGATTCGTAGCCAACTGGCCTTTGGAGTAGTAAATGTTGTCTTCGAGACCAACTCGAACATGCCCACCCATCAAAATGGCGTGTGTCGCCATGGGAAGCTGGCCGGCTCCTACGCCGCTGACGCCCCAGGTGGATCCCGGTGGAAGAAACCGAACCAGGTGTACCAGGTGTTCCACACGAGCCGGTATGGCCCCCTTCAGTCCCATCACAAAGTTGAAATGCAAGGGTTGGGGGATCAACCCTCGCTCCATGAGCGCTATGCCGTTATGAAGCATGGCCGTGTCGAACACTTCGATCTCAGGCTTCAAGGATAGGCGCATCATTTCAGCCGCAAGACCTTCGACCAGATCAGGAGGGTTGACGTAAGCGGAATTGGGAAAGTTGACACTGCCTGTGGTGAGAGAGGCCATTTCGCCGCCGGCCGCCAGTCGAGCGAGCCTGCTCTCCAGACTTGTCCCCGCTCTTCCGCCGGTGGATATTTGAAGAATCAGCCTGGTGCGGCCTGTGAGGGCGCTCACCACTTGCGCAAAGCGGTCAGGATCGTCCGAAGGGTTTTGTTCTTCGTCTCTTGTGTGAATGTGCAGAACCGATGCGCCCGCTTCTTCACACAGGAGCGCATCGGTAACGATTTCATCAGTAGTAATCGGGACATGCGGTGTGTGGCTTTTCCTCGGCATCGAGCCCGTAGGCGCCACAGTGATGATCAGCTTTTCGGTCATTTGGCTCCTCGCCTAGAAAATCATGCCTTTTCCATCGAACCCAGAGCCTTCTGAATCTTTTCGGCAGTTTCTACCGCCAATGGCGCCAGCCGGTTTTCCAGATCCTCAAGGCTAACCCGTTTAGTAGGAACCGCTATATTGATCGCCGCGATCGCCCCACCAGACAAATCCTTAATCGGAGCCGACACGCTCCTTAGCCCGTAGGAAAGCTCTTCATCGTTCAGCGAATAGCCCTTCTCCCGCGCCGCGCGGAGTTCGCGCCGAAAATCCTCTTCACTGGTGATGGTGTGGTTCGTCAGAGGGGCGAAATCGTAATCCTTGAGGATGCGTCCAAGTTCTTCCTCGGTGGCGAAGGACAGGAGAGACTTCCCCATGGACGTGCAGTGCACAGGAAGCCTGGAGCCAAGTTGCAGGTCAAAGGGCAGAATGCGGCCGGTGTTGTTGATGCGCACAAGATACATGAGTTCCCTGTCCTGCAAAACGGACAAGTTCACGGTTTCTCCAGTCTTTTCAGCCAACTCCTCAAGATAGTGTTGCGCGACTTGCCGCCAACCGAGGCCGCTCATGGAGGCGTAACCGAGCGAAAGAAGTTTAGGAGTCAGATGAAAACGGCGTTGCTGATCTCTGCGAACAAAACCCAGCTTGGCAAGGGTGCCGCAAATGCGAGTGACTGTCGCGTTGTTGCTGCGGACGCTTCGAGACAGTTCTGCCAAGGCCATGGGATTAGGGGATTCGGCCAAAGTCTGCAAAACGTCGAGTCCTTTTGCGAGAGACTTGAGGAAATATCGGGAGTTCTCATCATCGACGGCCATATTTCGAATTCCCATTGTTTACGCATATCGAAAATGAGTTGTGCTATGTGAATACAATAAGACGAAGCGCCGCCGCCTGTCAACAGTTTTCATCTCCGGTAGCGATCACGGTGAATTACAAGCGAAGTCGA
Proteins encoded:
- a CDS encoding branched-chain amino acid ABC transporter permease, with translation MQAAAKDFSKPLGGESAGWLVILAGFSCLPFVLGPYWLNSAIVGLFYVMMASSWNLLAGFTGQVSFAHAAFAGIGCYTSGILSAKLGLHPLFGLLLGVAAAALLSLCLGALCIRMGGIYLSLTTLAFSEIVRIIIQNEYDVTRGTMGLVVPFIVGPYSKTTAFYIMLVAAVGVVWLVSWIINSDMGLRFRAVLNDETAAQSLGVNVTRVRLNAFVISGAMAGLAGSLYGHYLMLITPHIPSLDMMFHVLAMAVIGGLGTMAGPVVGAFLLEVLSEFVREFSDKYHVLVFACVALVFARFAPQGLVGLSVNWWKKVTGGKRST
- a CDS encoding branched-chain amino acid ABC transporter permease: MEDLLLYLTNGVFMGSTYALVALGVTLIVGIMGVINFAHGELYVLAGYFSALCSQALGFDPLSSMVVAVVLVFFFGLVIERILIRPTYGQEMYSLIITFILYIILQNAYLVVFGPYPNKPPNWVNGASDILGLFSYSNQRLASFAAAAAVIAVFMVVMRKTWFGRVIRSVAMDREMASLLGVNPERVNMLSFGLGCVLAACAGVILTPVFPVTPTVGVGISLTAFVVMILGGLGSLTGCIVGGLLLGIVENLGVAYISSGYKSLFGFLILILVLFFRPTGLFGQKRL
- a CDS encoding ABC transporter substrate-binding protein; translated protein: MGGATAPWNLGRSHERRRGMSNYLKLMAILVALATAALGLAGSAMAEETIKIGVVGPRTGTAAATGAAFDEGIALALDKINGSGGVLGKKVEVVFEDTAGDPAKAASGIEKLITKDNVVMVLGESHSSAALAEIEVANRNKTPFIIAEAWHDDITKKNYPYVFRAGPCNSGVVNDAIMGFVKHYGFKRVAIFAENTDWGKGIKDLAETGLKAAGVEFTTIDTDTKSQDHYTELNKVKKFKPDLILAFVYGFGVHYLIAQAGEVGIVPSQALLLEGAGPPSLWPEFWKTVGQYGNLELFVSRMHEKVMLTPVAKEFDAAYQKKFGKPPTDYKSRSIYDVILIAADGIKRAGSTDSEKLTKALENSDIVVCSGQVKFGKEKGSYAYHQWQPPMLIVQWQDKKQVVVYPMDAKTGDLKK
- a CDS encoding aspartate aminotransferase family protein; translated protein: MIRPGNVFHRKIDGELPTAVKGDGAVILDENGRSFLDASGGAVVVNVGHGRREIADAVFEQLCEGYYFHPTMFTTRAVEALAERLAAHAPHGISRFYFMTTGSEAVETAIKFARQVHVNTGRPGRHKLISRWRSYHGLTLGALAATGRTSFRSPFSPMIEDAIHIPPPYCLRCPFGLTRSTCALQCAVALEEAILNQGPNTVSAFIGEPVSGASLAVYPPPQGYWPLVRKICDRYGVLLILDEVMTGMGRTGKWFASEHYDVIPDIVTLGKGISGGALPLSATGVREDLYAQVIEGGGFAHGGTFSHHPVCAAAGLAVMGIIERDELIEKAASSGQTLGSKLSSLLNDSPFVADVRGIGMMWGIEFVTNKETLEPFPRSRKVTERLWDRLFSDGIVVYKSVALAGADGDGLVIAPPFTINEKEMDTIVSALDRAVTGVLGR
- a CDS encoding 3-keto-5-aminohexanoate cleavage protein — encoded protein: MTEKLIITVAPTGSMPRKSHTPHVPITTDEIVTDALLCEEAGASVLHIHTRDEEQNPSDDPDRFAQVVSALTGRTRLILQISTGGRAGTSLESRLARLAAGGEMASLTTGSVNFPNSAYVNPPDLVEGLAAEMMRLSLKPEIEVFDTAMLHNGIALMERGLIPQPLHFNFVMGLKGAIPARVEHLVHLVRFLPPGSTWGVSGVGAGQLPMATHAILMGGHVRVGLEDNIYYSKGQLATNRMLVERIVEISRILGRDVATPDEARSILGLKPRTGDRA
- a CDS encoding IclR family transcriptional regulator; this encodes MGIRNMAVDDENSRYFLKSLAKGLDVLQTLAESPNPMALAELSRSVRSNNATVTRICGTLAKLGFVRRDQQRRFHLTPKLLSLGYASMSGLGWRQVAQHYLEELAEKTGETVNLSVLQDRELMYLVRINNTGRILPFDLQLGSRLPVHCTSMGKSLLSFATEEELGRILKDYDFAPLTNHTITSEEDFRRELRAAREKGYSLNDEELSYGLRSVSAPIKDLSGGAIAAINIAVPTKRVSLEDLENRLAPLAVETAEKIQKALGSMEKA